A genomic segment from Paraburkholderia hayleyella encodes:
- the dnaK gene encoding molecular chaperone DnaK, with product MGKIIGIDLGTTNSCVAIMEGNQVKVIENLEGARTTPSVIAYMDDNEILVGAPAKRQSVTNPKNTLFAIKRLIGRRFEEKEVQKDIGLMPYKIIKADNGDAWVDVREQKLAPPQISAEVLRKMKKTAEDYLGEPVTEAVITVPAYFNDSQRQATKDAGRIAGLEVKRIINEPTAAALAFGLDKVEKGDRKIAVYDLGGGTFDVSIIEIADVDGEMQFEVLSTNGDTFLGGEDFDQRIIDYIIGEFKKEQGVDLSKDVLALQRLKESAEKAKIELSSGQQTEINLPYITADASGPKHLNLKITRAKLEALVEDLINRTIEPCRTAITDAGVKVSEIDDVILVGGMTRMPKVLEKVKEFFGKDPRRDVNPDEAVAVGAAIQGQVLSGDRKDVLLLDVTPLSLGIETLGGVMTKMITKNTTIPTKHAQVYSTADDNQGAVTIKVYQGEREMAARNKLLGEFNLEGIPPAPRGTPQIEVTFDIDANGILHVGAKDKATGKENRITIKANSGLSEAEIEQMVKDAEANAEEDRKLRELADSRNQGDALVHSTKKALAEYGDKLEAGEKEKIEAALKDLEEVLKSGSGDKAEIEAKIETLATASQKMGEKMYADMQAAQGAAGAASAAGSASAGGAGQAQDDVVDADFKEVKKD from the coding sequence ATGGGCAAAATCATCGGTATTGACCTTGGCACCACAAACTCGTGCGTTGCCATCATGGAAGGCAATCAGGTCAAGGTTATTGAGAATCTCGAAGGCGCTCGCACGACGCCTTCGGTTATTGCTTATATGGACGACAACGAAATTCTCGTTGGCGCGCCGGCCAAGCGTCAGTCCGTGACCAATCCAAAAAACACGCTGTTTGCGATCAAGCGTTTGATCGGCCGTCGTTTTGAAGAAAAAGAAGTGCAAAAAGACATCGGCCTGATGCCTTACAAAATTATCAAGGCGGATAACGGCGACGCATGGGTTGATGTTCGTGAGCAAAAGCTGGCGCCACCGCAAATCTCGGCGGAAGTGCTGCGCAAAATGAAGAAAACCGCTGAAGATTACCTCGGCGAGCCGGTCACCGAAGCCGTGATTACGGTTCCTGCGTACTTCAACGACAGCCAGCGCCAGGCCACCAAGGACGCAGGTCGTATCGCGGGCCTGGAAGTCAAGCGCATCATCAACGAGCCGACCGCCGCGGCACTCGCGTTCGGTCTCGACAAGGTTGAAAAGGGCGATCGCAAGATTGCGGTGTATGACCTGGGCGGTGGCACGTTCGACGTCTCGATCATCGAAATCGCCGATGTCGATGGCGAAATGCAGTTTGAGGTGCTGTCCACCAATGGCGATACGTTCCTGGGTGGCGAAGATTTCGACCAGCGCATCATTGATTACATCATTGGCGAATTCAAGAAAGAGCAGGGCGTGGATTTGTCGAAGGACGTGCTTGCACTGCAACGTCTGAAAGAATCGGCGGAAAAAGCCAAGATCGAGCTCTCATCGGGCCAGCAGACCGAAATCAACTTGCCGTACATCACGGCGGATGCATCGGGTCCGAAGCACTTGAACCTGAAGATCACACGCGCCAAGCTGGAAGCGCTGGTGGAAGACTTGATCAACCGCACCATTGAGCCATGCCGCACGGCCATTACCGATGCAGGCGTCAAGGTCAGCGAGATCGACGACGTGATCCTGGTCGGTGGCATGACGCGGATGCCGAAGGTGCTGGAAAAGGTGAAGGAGTTCTTCGGCAAGGATCCGCGCCGTGACGTGAATCCGGACGAAGCGGTGGCAGTGGGCGCGGCCATTCAGGGCCAGGTGCTGTCGGGCGACCGCAAGGACGTGTTGCTGCTCGACGTGACGCCGTTGTCATTGGGGATCGAAACGCTTGGTGGCGTGATGACCAAGATGATCACCAAGAACACGACCATCCCGACCAAGCACGCTCAGGTGTATTCGACTGCGGACGATAACCAGGGTGCGGTCACGATCAAGGTGTATCAGGGTGAACGCGAAATGGCGGCACGCAACAAGCTGCTCGGCGAGTTCAACCTTGAAGGTATTCCGCCAGCACCGCGCGGTACGCCGCAAATTGAAGTGACCTTCGATATCGACGCCAATGGCATTTTGCATGTGGGCGCGAAAGACAAGGCCACGGGCAAGGAAAACCGCATCACGATCAAGGCGAACTCCGGTCTGTCAGAAGCCGAGATCGAGCAGATGGTGAAAGACGCCGAGGCTAACGCCGAAGAAGATCGCAAGCTGCGTGAACTGGCGGATTCCCGTAATCAGGGCGATGCCCTGGTTCACAGCACGAAGAAGGCGTTGGCCGAATACGGCGACAAGCTCGAAGCAGGCGAGAAGGAAAAAATCGAAGCGGCGTTGAAAGACCTCGAAGAAGTGCTGAAGAGCGGGTCGGGCGACAAGGCTGAAATCGAAGCCAAAATCGAAACCTTGGCCACGGCATCGCAAAAGATGGGCGAAAAGATGTATGCCGACATGCAGGCCGCCCAGGGTGCCGCGGGTGCAGCCAGTGCCGCCGGTAGCGCTTCAGCCGGTGGCGCGGGCCAGGCGCAGGACGATGTGGTCGATGCCGACTTCAAGGAAGTAAAGAAAGACTAA
- a CDS encoding thioredoxin family protein, which produces MAISAPAPAPAPASAPVPVDATAFAAFGMQELTAQTFDSALEAAGEELAVVFFWGLDCFNCEIAKKAMLAQPEAIRALGLKWFHSNVYEHRDLSRRFMLHGVPTWFFFHRGRRLGRATGWHGLAQFEAAVAAARGKINAGHK; this is translated from the coding sequence ATGGCTATTTCCGCTCCCGCTCCCGCTCCCGCCCCTGCTTCTGCCCCTGTCCCCGTTGACGCTACGGCGTTCGCCGCGTTCGGCATGCAGGAGCTGACAGCGCAAACGTTTGATTCCGCGCTCGAAGCCGCAGGCGAGGAGCTCGCGGTCGTGTTTTTCTGGGGTCTCGACTGTTTCAACTGCGAGATCGCCAAGAAGGCGATGCTGGCGCAACCCGAGGCTATCCGGGCGCTAGGGCTCAAATGGTTTCACAGCAATGTGTATGAGCACCGCGATTTGAGCCGGCGCTTCATGCTGCATGGCGTGCCTACCTGGTTTTTCTTTCATCGCGGCCGACGGTTGGGCCGGGCGACGGGTTGGCACGGGCTGGCGCAGTTCGAAGCGGCGGTCGCCGCGGCTCGGGGAAAAATTAATGCCGGGCATAAATAA
- the grpE gene encoding nucleotide exchange factor GrpE yields the protein MENKQENPSSQHVTPPAERSPETSAAGATGSATQEDVSIEASLAEAQAKIAELQEGFLRAKAETDNARRRAQEDITKAHKFAIESFAEHLLPVIDSLEAAVAHSSDDLEKVREGVELTLRQLIGALEKGRVVALNPVGEKFDPHRHQAISMVPAEQEPNTVVSVLQKGYVIADRVLRPALVTVAQPK from the coding sequence ATGGAAAACAAGCAAGAGAATCCCTCAAGCCAGCATGTCACCCCCCCTGCCGAACGCTCTCCCGAAACCAGCGCTGCTGGCGCTACCGGCAGCGCCACTCAGGAAGACGTTTCGATCGAGGCTTCATTGGCCGAGGCGCAGGCAAAAATTGCCGAACTGCAAGAAGGTTTCCTGCGCGCCAAGGCTGAAACCGACAATGCGAGGCGCCGCGCCCAGGAAGACATCACCAAGGCACACAAGTTTGCTATCGAGAGCTTCGCTGAGCATTTGTTGCCGGTGATCGACAGCCTTGAGGCTGCCGTTGCGCATTCGTCAGACGATCTGGAAAAAGTACGTGAAGGCGTCGAGCTGACATTGCGCCAGTTGATCGGTGCACTTGAAAAAGGCCGTGTCGTTGCGCTCAACCCCGTGGGCGAGAAATTCGATCCGCATCGTCATCAGGCCATTTCGATGGTGCCCGCCGAGCAGGAACCCAATACAGTCGTTTCCGTGCTGCAAAAGGGTTACGTGATTGCTGACCGCGTTTTGCGCCCGGCGCTCGTTACCGTGGCACAGCCGAAGTAA
- a CDS encoding RNA-binding S4 domain-containing protein, which produces MNFPISAEPDARLRIDKWLWAARFFKTRSLAADAVAKGRVRLDGAPVKPAREVRVGDLLEIEIDRIARQVTVQGICNVRGPACVAQTLYAETAASQAQRQHELERRKTFREPAATLQGRPTKRDRRTIDKLADER; this is translated from the coding sequence ATGAATTTCCCCATTTCGGCCGAACCGGACGCACGTTTGCGCATTGACAAATGGCTTTGGGCCGCGCGTTTTTTTAAAACCCGCTCGCTGGCTGCCGACGCTGTCGCAAAAGGCCGGGTCCGGCTTGACGGCGCGCCCGTCAAACCGGCGCGCGAGGTGCGAGTGGGCGATTTGCTCGAAATCGAAATTGACCGGATAGCGCGCCAGGTGACGGTTCAGGGCATCTGCAACGTGCGCGGCCCCGCGTGTGTCGCGCAAACGCTTTATGCCGAAACCGCGGCAAGCCAGGCGCAGCGGCAGCACGAACTGGAGCGGCGCAAGACCTTCCGTGAGCCTGCGGCGACACTGCAAGGACGTCCCACCAAACGTGACCGGCGCACTATCGACAAACTTGCGGATGAGCGCTGA
- the hemH gene encoding ferrochelatase — MRFDLERPSRPTSSHRVAVLLINLGTPDAPTPRAVRRYLAQFLSDPRVVEIPAVLWQFILRLLILPLRGRASAKKYALVWLPEGSPLRVHTEKQAEGLRHLLQINGYAVPVDYAMRYGSPGIPAMLNQLKLAGVEHVLLMPLYPQYSSSTTATAFDAAFAALRRMRNQPEIRTVRHFSDHPAYIAALATQVQNYWQVHGRPDFAAGDKLVLSFHGVPKRTLDLGDPYHNQCQQTGALLIQALGLGTVECRVTFQSRFGRAEWLQPYTAPTLKELGTAGVGRVDVFCPGFTADCLETIEEIGMEVSEVFRQAGGKVFHRIPCLNSSPAWIAALGEIVAQNLQGWPVHAAPAPVPGQ, encoded by the coding sequence ATGCGTTTCGACCTAGAGCGCCCGTCGCGGCCTACCTCCTCCCATCGTGTGGCCGTGCTACTGATCAATCTCGGCACCCCCGATGCGCCCACGCCACGCGCCGTGCGCCGCTATCTCGCGCAATTTCTGTCCGATCCGCGTGTGGTTGAAATTCCCGCTGTGCTTTGGCAATTCATTTTGCGTTTGCTGATCTTGCCGCTACGCGGCCGCGCCTCGGCAAAAAAGTACGCGCTGGTCTGGCTGCCCGAAGGCTCGCCGTTGCGCGTGCATACCGAGAAACAGGCCGAAGGCCTGCGCCATCTGCTGCAAATCAATGGCTATGCCGTGCCGGTCGATTATGCGATGCGTTACGGCTCCCCTGGCATCCCCGCGATGCTGAACCAGCTTAAGCTGGCCGGTGTCGAGCACGTGTTGCTGATGCCGCTTTATCCGCAATATTCATCGTCCACCACCGCGACGGCTTTTGATGCGGCGTTTGCGGCCTTGCGGCGGATGCGCAACCAGCCTGAAATCCGGACCGTGCGGCACTTTTCCGACCATCCCGCCTATATCGCGGCGCTCGCTACCCAGGTGCAAAACTACTGGCAGGTTCACGGGCGGCCAGATTTCGCGGCGGGCGACAAACTCGTGCTGAGCTTTCATGGCGTGCCCAAGCGCACGCTCGATTTAGGCGATCCCTACCATAACCAGTGCCAGCAAACGGGCGCGCTCCTGATCCAGGCGCTGGGTTTGGGCACCGTGGAATGCCGGGTGACATTCCAGTCGCGTTTTGGCCGCGCTGAGTGGCTCCAGCCCTATACCGCGCCCACGCTGAAGGAGCTGGGCACAGCGGGAGTGGGCCGGGTTGATGTGTTTTGTCCGGGCTTCACGGCTGACTGCCTTGAAACGATCGAAGAAATCGGCATGGAAGTTAGCGAGGTGTTCAGGCAAGCGGGTGGCAAGGTGTTTCACCGCATTCCGTGTCTGAATTCCTCGCCTGCATGGATTGCCGCACTGGGCGAGATCGTCGCGCAAAACCTGCAAGGCTGGCCGGTTCATGCTGCGCCCGCGCCCGTGCCCGGACAATAA
- the hrcA gene encoding heat-inducible transcriptional repressor HrcA — protein MLDPRAQTLLKTLIERYIAEGQPVGSRTLSRFSGLELSPATIRNVMSDLEELGLVTSPHTSAGRIPTPRGYRLFVDTMLTVESTVDEAALTRTVTTTLQAGEPQKVVAAAASVLSSLTQFAGVVLTPRRSHVFRQIEFMRLSDKRILLIIVTPEGDVQNRIMATQRDFSPSQLTEASNYINAHFGGLSFDEVRRRLREEIDALRGDMTALMHAAVTASTDEADTGETVLISGERNLLEVADLSSDMARLRKLFDIFDQKTSLLQLLDVSSHAQGVQIYIGGESTLVPLEEMSVVTAPYEVNGKIVGTLGVIGPTRMAYNRVIPIVDITARLLSLALNQK, from the coding sequence ATGCTAGATCCTCGTGCACAAACGCTGCTGAAAACCCTGATTGAACGTTATATCGCCGAAGGCCAGCCGGTGGGCTCGCGCACGCTGTCGCGCTTTTCCGGCCTTGAGCTGAGCCCCGCGACGATCCGCAACGTGATGTCCGACCTGGAGGAGCTGGGGCTTGTCACCAGCCCTCATACCTCCGCCGGACGTATTCCGACGCCGCGTGGCTATCGGCTGTTTGTCGATACGATGCTGACCGTCGAATCCACCGTTGACGAAGCAGCGCTGACGCGCACGGTCACCACCACCTTGCAAGCCGGTGAGCCACAGAAAGTGGTTGCCGCGGCGGCGAGCGTGCTGTCCAGCCTCACGCAGTTTGCGGGTGTGGTGCTGACACCGCGCCGCAGCCACGTATTCAGGCAGATCGAGTTCATGCGCTTGTCCGACAAACGCATCTTGCTCATCATCGTGACGCCCGAAGGCGACGTGCAAAACCGCATCATGGCGACCCAGCGCGATTTTTCGCCGTCGCAGCTGACCGAAGCCTCGAACTACATCAATGCTCATTTTGGTGGTTTGTCATTTGACGAAGTGCGGCGGCGCTTGCGCGAAGAAATCGACGCATTGCGCGGCGACATGACGGCCCTGATGCATGCCGCTGTCACGGCCAGCACGGACGAAGCCGATACCGGCGAAACCGTGCTGATCTCGGGCGAACGCAATTTGCTCGAGGTCGCGGATTTGTCGTCCGACATGGCCCGTTTGCGCAAGCTGTTCGATATTTTCGACCAGAAAACCAGCCTCCTGCAGTTGCTTGATGTATCGAGCCACGCCCAGGGGGTGCAGATTTACATCGGTGGTGAATCGACGCTGGTGCCACTCGAAGAAATGAGCGTGGTCACCGCGCCTTACGAAGTGAACGGCAAGATCGTCGGCACACTTGGTGTGATCGGGCCTACCCGGATGGCGTACAACCGGGTGATTCCGATTGTCGACATCACGGCGCGACTGCTTTCGCTCGCGCTCAACCAGAAGTAA
- a CDS encoding NAD kinase encodes MQFSSQFKTVALIGRSNTPGIGEPLMALAACIARRGFDVVFEAETAHEIGASGYPALLPAEIGARADVAVVLGGDGTMLGIGRQLAPYKTPLIGINHGRLGFITDIPVSDMREIVPQMLNGSFEREERMLLEARIMRDGHKIYQALAFNDVVVNRSGFSGMAELRVLVDQRFMYNQRSDGLIVATPTGSTAYALSSAGPILHPQLQGLVLVPIAPHALSNRPIVLPDNSSISIQIIAGRDVNVNFDMQSFTALELNDIIEVRRSHHTVPFLHPVGYSYYATLRKKLHWNEHPSHDES; translated from the coding sequence ATGCAATTTTCCAGCCAGTTCAAAACCGTGGCGCTCATCGGGCGCAGCAACACACCAGGCATTGGCGAGCCCTTGATGGCGCTCGCCGCCTGCATCGCGCGGCGCGGCTTCGACGTCGTGTTCGAAGCCGAAACCGCACACGAAATCGGCGCGTCCGGCTATCCCGCGCTACTGCCCGCCGAGATCGGCGCGCGTGCCGATGTCGCGGTCGTACTGGGCGGTGACGGCACCATGCTCGGCATCGGCCGGCAGCTCGCCCCCTACAAAACCCCGCTGATCGGCATCAATCATGGCCGCCTCGGTTTCATCACCGACATCCCGGTGTCGGACATGCGCGAAATCGTGCCGCAAATGCTCAACGGCAGCTTCGAGCGCGAAGAGCGCATGCTGCTCGAAGCGCGCATCATGCGCGACGGCCACAAGATCTATCAGGCGCTCGCCTTCAATGATGTCGTCGTCAACCGCAGTGGCTTTTCCGGCATGGCCGAATTGCGCGTTTTAGTCGATCAGCGCTTCATGTACAACCAGCGCTCGGATGGCCTGATCGTCGCCACACCCACGGGCTCGACGGCCTATGCGCTGTCGTCGGCCGGGCCGATCCTGCATCCGCAGCTTCAGGGGCTCGTGCTGGTGCCCATTGCGCCGCATGCGCTGTCGAACCGCCCGATCGTGCTGCCCGATAACTCCAGCATCAGCATCCAGATCATCGCGGGGCGCGACGTCAACGTGAATTTCGACATGCAGTCGTTCACCGCTCTTGAACTCAACGACATCATCGAAGTCCGCCGTTCACACCATACCGTGCCGTTCCTGCATCCTGTCGGCTACAGCTATTACGCGACGCTGCGCAAAAAACTGCACTGGAACGAGCACCCCTCCCACGACGAATCGTAG
- the recN gene encoding DNA repair protein RecN codes for MLRHLSIRDFVIVAALDLEFDSGFSVFSGETGAGKSILIDALALTLGARADASVVRTGQSRADISAEFDTHAAAEQWLDELALNVPASRAAEAEAEAGGTAHAPARSVMLRRVVDANGRSRAFINGTAATLAQLRTLGEMLVDIHGQHAHQLLLRPEAQRELFDTHAGLTAMAASVTCAWRDWRAAVQAVEQGLSRERELQLERERLAWQLAELDRLAPQPGEWEEVNHEHRRLSHSASLIDGVQSALAVLAESDTALLTQLTALISKLRDLAEIDPALDDALAALDPAEIQLQEAAYSLSHYAQRLELDPQQLARVEQRLDALHSAARKFRLQPQALPEEHVARQAQLAALDAATDLDHLRALETAAHQAYFALGRTLSQARAQAAVALGAAVTAGMQDLSLVGGCFEIALVPLPEGGAHGLEQIEFRVAGHAGVPLRPLAKVASGGELARISLALAVIASAASLTPTLIFDEVDSGIGGGVAEVVGRLLHQLGRERQVLCVTHLPQVAARGDHHFQVAKASDDTHGTLSTVTALDRASRVEEIARMLGGLAITATTRKHAKEMLAA; via the coding sequence ATGCTTCGTCACCTCTCGATACGCGACTTCGTCATCGTCGCCGCGCTCGATCTCGAATTCGACAGCGGCTTTTCGGTTTTTTCCGGAGAAACAGGCGCAGGCAAATCCATCCTGATTGACGCGCTGGCGCTCACGCTCGGCGCGCGGGCGGATGCCAGCGTCGTGCGTACCGGGCAAAGCCGGGCCGACATCAGCGCCGAGTTCGACACTCATGCCGCGGCCGAACAATGGCTCGACGAGCTCGCCCTCAATGTGCCCGCATCGCGCGCGGCTGAGGCTGAGGCTGAGGCCGGCGGCACGGCCCATGCCCCCGCCCGCAGCGTGATGCTGCGCCGGGTGGTCGATGCCAATGGCCGCTCACGGGCGTTTATCAACGGCACCGCGGCAACGCTGGCGCAACTGCGCACGCTAGGCGAGATGCTGGTGGATATTCATGGACAGCACGCGCACCAGCTGTTGCTGCGCCCCGAGGCACAACGCGAACTGTTCGACACCCATGCGGGCCTGACAGCCATGGCGGCTAGCGTCACATGCGCGTGGCGCGACTGGCGCGCCGCCGTCCAGGCCGTCGAACAGGGCTTAAGCCGCGAACGGGAACTGCAACTCGAACGCGAACGGCTCGCCTGGCAACTGGCGGAACTCGACCGGCTCGCACCCCAGCCCGGCGAATGGGAAGAGGTCAACCACGAGCACCGGCGGCTTTCGCATTCAGCCAGCCTGATCGACGGTGTCCAGAGCGCGCTGGCGGTGCTGGCGGAATCAGACACGGCGCTGCTCACGCAGCTCACAGCGCTGATCTCAAAGCTGCGCGATCTCGCCGAAATCGATCCCGCGTTAGACGATGCGCTCGCCGCGCTCGATCCCGCCGAAATCCAGTTGCAAGAAGCGGCCTACTCGCTCAGTCATTACGCGCAGCGGCTCGAACTCGATCCCCAGCAGTTGGCGCGCGTCGAACAACGCCTCGACGCCTTGCATTCGGCGGCGCGCAAGTTCAGGTTGCAGCCGCAGGCGCTGCCTGAAGAACACGTGGCGCGTCAGGCACAACTCGCTGCGCTCGATGCGGCCACCGATCTCGATCATCTGCGCGCACTCGAAACCGCAGCGCATCAGGCTTATTTCGCGTTGGGCCGGACCTTGTCGCAAGCCCGTGCGCAAGCTGCCGTGGCTCTCGGCGCCGCGGTCACAGCCGGAATGCAGGATCTTTCGCTGGTGGGAGGGTGCTTTGAGATCGCGCTCGTACCCTTGCCGGAGGGCGGTGCGCATGGGCTGGAGCAAATCGAGTTTCGTGTGGCCGGTCACGCGGGCGTGCCGTTGCGGCCACTCGCCAAAGTGGCCTCAGGCGGCGAACTGGCGCGTATCAGCCTGGCGCTAGCGGTCATCGCCAGCGCCGCCAGCCTGACACCCACACTGATTTTCGATGAAGTCGATAGCGGCATCGGTGGTGGCGTCGCCGAGGTCGTGGGGCGGCTGCTGCATCAGTTGGGGCGTGAACGGCAAGTACTGTGCGTCACCCATTTACCGCAGGTCGCGGCGCGTGGCGACCATCACTTTCAGGTGGCCAAGGCCTCCGACGATACACACGGAACGCTCAGCACCGTGACAGCGCTCGATCGCGCGAGCCGGGTCGAAGAAATCGCGCGCATGCTCGGCGGCCTGGCCATCACGGCGACGACCCGCAAGCACGCGAAAGAGATGCTGGCGGCTTGA